The Puntigrus tetrazona isolate hp1 chromosome 19, ASM1883169v1, whole genome shotgun sequence genome has a segment encoding these proteins:
- the smap2 gene encoding stromal membrane-associated protein 2 isoform X1 has protein sequence MTGKSVKDIDRYQAVLTSLLALEENKFCADCHAKGPRWASWNLGIFICIRCAGIHRNLGVHISRVKSVNLDQWTHEQIQSVQEMGNAKARRLYEAFLPECFQRPETDQAAEIFIRDKYDKKKYMDKCIDIQSFRKEKSETVTKEAPVVFEKMKLKKDDSQQFKNSPKQSQSVNDLLGLDAPASQAAVSNGKPSAQLSPALDLFSSLPAAVSSSNSSRSTPSSGSMPTGRVAASVPENLSLFLDPPSKSEDSGKKMSKDSILSLYGSAAPQTNMAAHAGMYMGATQMGYVPAAGYGQYQALGAQQGMMGPMMAPQMNVLGQAGVMPHAGVAAAPPYMAGVQGGIMGMQNGMMGSMAAVPQQAYGAQQAQQLQWNISQMTQHMAGTNFYGANNMMGYGQPMGGAAAPGSNPMLGSHVWK, from the exons GTCCCAGATGGGCATCCTGGAATCTTGGAATCTTCATTTGTATCCGCTGTGCGGGAATCCATCGGAATCTTGGCGTGCACATATCCCGAGTTAAATCTGTAAACCTGGACCAGTGGACACACGAGCAGATACAG TCTGTTCAGGAGATGGGGAATGCCAAAGCTCGGCGACTATATGAGGCCTTTTTACCAGAGTGCTTCCAGCGCCCAGAGACAGACCA AGCTGCTGAGATTTTTATTCGTGACAAATATGATAAGAAGAAATATATGGATAAATGCATTGACATACAGTCCTTTAGG AAAGAAAAGAGTGAGACAGTGACGAAAGAGGCTCCTGTTGTTTTTGAAAAGATGAAGCTG AAAAAAGATGACTCACAGCAATTCAAAAACAGTCCAAAGCAGTCACAGTCAGTTAACGACTTACTAGGACTAG atgccCCTGCTTCTCAAGCTGCCGTGTCCAATGGCAAACCAAGCGCTCAACTCAGTCCGGCCCTCGACCTCTTCAGCTCTCTGCCCGCTGCCGTCAGCAGCTCAAACTCCTCCAGGAGCACG CCTAGCTCAGGGTCTATGCCCACTGGACGGGTAGCAGCATCAGTGCCCGAAAACCTCAGCCTATTCCTGGATCCCCCCTCCAAAAGTGAGGACAGTGGAAAAAAGATGTCTAAGGACTCAATCTTGTCCCTGTATGGCAGTGCAGCACCACAAACAAACATGGCTGCTCATG CTGGCATGTACATGGGAGCAACCCAGATGGGCTATGTCCCTGCTGCAGGATACGGCCAATACCAGGCCCTGGGCGCACAGCAGGGCATGATGGGGCCTATGATGGCTCCGCAGATGAACGTACTGGGACAGGCAGGTGTCATGCCGCACGCCGGAGTGGCAGCTGCTCCGCCGTACATGGCAGGGGTGCAGGGTGGCATAATGGGAATGCAGAACGGGATGATGGGAAGCATGGCAGCGGTTCCTCAGCAGGCATATGGAGCACAGCAGGCCCAACAGCTGCAGTGGAACATCAGCCAG ATGACTCAACACATGGCAGGAACGAATTTCTACGGTGCCAATAACATGATGGGATACGGGCAGCCCATGGGTGGGGCGGCTGCTCCCGGTTCAAATCCAATGCTCGGGTCACACGTGTGGAAGTGA
- the smap2 gene encoding stromal membrane-associated protein 2 isoform X3 — MLSRENISPRWASWNLGIFICIRCAGIHRNLGVHISRVKSVNLDQWTHEQIQSVQEMGNAKARRLYEAFLPECFQRPETDQAAEIFIRDKYDKKKYMDKCIDIQSFRKEKSETVTKEAPVVFEKMKLKKDDSQQFKNSPKQSQSVNDLLGLDAPASQAAVSNGKPSAQLSPALDLFSSLPAAVSSSNSSRSTPSSGSMPTGRVAASVPENLSLFLDPPSKSEDSGKKMSKDSILSLYGSAAPQTNMAAHAGMYMGATQMGYVPAAGYGQYQALGAQQGMMGPMMAPQMNVLGQAGVMPHAGVAAAPPYMAGVQGGIMGMQNGMMGSMAAVPQQAYGAQQAQQLQWNISQMTQHMAGTNFYGANNMMGYGQPMGGAAAPGSNPMLGSHVWK, encoded by the exons GTCCCAGATGGGCATCCTGGAATCTTGGAATCTTCATTTGTATCCGCTGTGCGGGAATCCATCGGAATCTTGGCGTGCACATATCCCGAGTTAAATCTGTAAACCTGGACCAGTGGACACACGAGCAGATACAG TCTGTTCAGGAGATGGGGAATGCCAAAGCTCGGCGACTATATGAGGCCTTTTTACCAGAGTGCTTCCAGCGCCCAGAGACAGACCA AGCTGCTGAGATTTTTATTCGTGACAAATATGATAAGAAGAAATATATGGATAAATGCATTGACATACAGTCCTTTAGG AAAGAAAAGAGTGAGACAGTGACGAAAGAGGCTCCTGTTGTTTTTGAAAAGATGAAGCTG AAAAAAGATGACTCACAGCAATTCAAAAACAGTCCAAAGCAGTCACAGTCAGTTAACGACTTACTAGGACTAG atgccCCTGCTTCTCAAGCTGCCGTGTCCAATGGCAAACCAAGCGCTCAACTCAGTCCGGCCCTCGACCTCTTCAGCTCTCTGCCCGCTGCCGTCAGCAGCTCAAACTCCTCCAGGAGCACG CCTAGCTCAGGGTCTATGCCCACTGGACGGGTAGCAGCATCAGTGCCCGAAAACCTCAGCCTATTCCTGGATCCCCCCTCCAAAAGTGAGGACAGTGGAAAAAAGATGTCTAAGGACTCAATCTTGTCCCTGTATGGCAGTGCAGCACCACAAACAAACATGGCTGCTCATG CTGGCATGTACATGGGAGCAACCCAGATGGGCTATGTCCCTGCTGCAGGATACGGCCAATACCAGGCCCTGGGCGCACAGCAGGGCATGATGGGGCCTATGATGGCTCCGCAGATGAACGTACTGGGACAGGCAGGTGTCATGCCGCACGCCGGAGTGGCAGCTGCTCCGCCGTACATGGCAGGGGTGCAGGGTGGCATAATGGGAATGCAGAACGGGATGATGGGAAGCATGGCAGCGGTTCCTCAGCAGGCATATGGAGCACAGCAGGCCCAACAGCTGCAGTGGAACATCAGCCAG ATGACTCAACACATGGCAGGAACGAATTTCTACGGTGCCAATAACATGATGGGATACGGGCAGCCCATGGGTGGGGCGGCTGCTCCCGGTTCAAATCCAATGCTCGGGTCACACGTGTGGAAGTGA
- the smap2 gene encoding stromal membrane-associated protein 2 isoform X2: MWCRFYTSSGSMPFPLPGPRWASWNLGIFICIRCAGIHRNLGVHISRVKSVNLDQWTHEQIQSVQEMGNAKARRLYEAFLPECFQRPETDQAAEIFIRDKYDKKKYMDKCIDIQSFRKEKSETVTKEAPVVFEKMKLKKDDSQQFKNSPKQSQSVNDLLGLDAPASQAAVSNGKPSAQLSPALDLFSSLPAAVSSSNSSRSTPSSGSMPTGRVAASVPENLSLFLDPPSKSEDSGKKMSKDSILSLYGSAAPQTNMAAHAGMYMGATQMGYVPAAGYGQYQALGAQQGMMGPMMAPQMNVLGQAGVMPHAGVAAAPPYMAGVQGGIMGMQNGMMGSMAAVPQQAYGAQQAQQLQWNISQMTQHMAGTNFYGANNMMGYGQPMGGAAAPGSNPMLGSHVWK; encoded by the exons GTCCCAGATGGGCATCCTGGAATCTTGGAATCTTCATTTGTATCCGCTGTGCGGGAATCCATCGGAATCTTGGCGTGCACATATCCCGAGTTAAATCTGTAAACCTGGACCAGTGGACACACGAGCAGATACAG TCTGTTCAGGAGATGGGGAATGCCAAAGCTCGGCGACTATATGAGGCCTTTTTACCAGAGTGCTTCCAGCGCCCAGAGACAGACCA AGCTGCTGAGATTTTTATTCGTGACAAATATGATAAGAAGAAATATATGGATAAATGCATTGACATACAGTCCTTTAGG AAAGAAAAGAGTGAGACAGTGACGAAAGAGGCTCCTGTTGTTTTTGAAAAGATGAAGCTG AAAAAAGATGACTCACAGCAATTCAAAAACAGTCCAAAGCAGTCACAGTCAGTTAACGACTTACTAGGACTAG atgccCCTGCTTCTCAAGCTGCCGTGTCCAATGGCAAACCAAGCGCTCAACTCAGTCCGGCCCTCGACCTCTTCAGCTCTCTGCCCGCTGCCGTCAGCAGCTCAAACTCCTCCAGGAGCACG CCTAGCTCAGGGTCTATGCCCACTGGACGGGTAGCAGCATCAGTGCCCGAAAACCTCAGCCTATTCCTGGATCCCCCCTCCAAAAGTGAGGACAGTGGAAAAAAGATGTCTAAGGACTCAATCTTGTCCCTGTATGGCAGTGCAGCACCACAAACAAACATGGCTGCTCATG CTGGCATGTACATGGGAGCAACCCAGATGGGCTATGTCCCTGCTGCAGGATACGGCCAATACCAGGCCCTGGGCGCACAGCAGGGCATGATGGGGCCTATGATGGCTCCGCAGATGAACGTACTGGGACAGGCAGGTGTCATGCCGCACGCCGGAGTGGCAGCTGCTCCGCCGTACATGGCAGGGGTGCAGGGTGGCATAATGGGAATGCAGAACGGGATGATGGGAAGCATGGCAGCGGTTCCTCAGCAGGCATATGGAGCACAGCAGGCCCAACAGCTGCAGTGGAACATCAGCCAG ATGACTCAACACATGGCAGGAACGAATTTCTACGGTGCCAATAACATGATGGGATACGGGCAGCCCATGGGTGGGGCGGCTGCTCCCGGTTCAAATCCAATGCTCGGGTCACACGTGTGGAAGTGA
- the smap2 gene encoding stromal membrane-associated protein 2 isoform X4, with translation MGNAKARRLYEAFLPECFQRPETDQAAEIFIRDKYDKKKYMDKCIDIQSFRKEKSETVTKEAPVVFEKMKLKKDDSQQFKNSPKQSQSVNDLLGLDAPASQAAVSNGKPSAQLSPALDLFSSLPAAVSSSNSSRSTPSSGSMPTGRVAASVPENLSLFLDPPSKSEDSGKKMSKDSILSLYGSAAPQTNMAAHAGMYMGATQMGYVPAAGYGQYQALGAQQGMMGPMMAPQMNVLGQAGVMPHAGVAAAPPYMAGVQGGIMGMQNGMMGSMAAVPQQAYGAQQAQQLQWNISQMTQHMAGTNFYGANNMMGYGQPMGGAAAPGSNPMLGSHVWK, from the exons ATGGGGAATGCCAAAGCTCGGCGACTATATGAGGCCTTTTTACCAGAGTGCTTCCAGCGCCCAGAGACAGACCA AGCTGCTGAGATTTTTATTCGTGACAAATATGATAAGAAGAAATATATGGATAAATGCATTGACATACAGTCCTTTAGG AAAGAAAAGAGTGAGACAGTGACGAAAGAGGCTCCTGTTGTTTTTGAAAAGATGAAGCTG AAAAAAGATGACTCACAGCAATTCAAAAACAGTCCAAAGCAGTCACAGTCAGTTAACGACTTACTAGGACTAG atgccCCTGCTTCTCAAGCTGCCGTGTCCAATGGCAAACCAAGCGCTCAACTCAGTCCGGCCCTCGACCTCTTCAGCTCTCTGCCCGCTGCCGTCAGCAGCTCAAACTCCTCCAGGAGCACG CCTAGCTCAGGGTCTATGCCCACTGGACGGGTAGCAGCATCAGTGCCCGAAAACCTCAGCCTATTCCTGGATCCCCCCTCCAAAAGTGAGGACAGTGGAAAAAAGATGTCTAAGGACTCAATCTTGTCCCTGTATGGCAGTGCAGCACCACAAACAAACATGGCTGCTCATG CTGGCATGTACATGGGAGCAACCCAGATGGGCTATGTCCCTGCTGCAGGATACGGCCAATACCAGGCCCTGGGCGCACAGCAGGGCATGATGGGGCCTATGATGGCTCCGCAGATGAACGTACTGGGACAGGCAGGTGTCATGCCGCACGCCGGAGTGGCAGCTGCTCCGCCGTACATGGCAGGGGTGCAGGGTGGCATAATGGGAATGCAGAACGGGATGATGGGAAGCATGGCAGCGGTTCCTCAGCAGGCATATGGAGCACAGCAGGCCCAACAGCTGCAGTGGAACATCAGCCAG ATGACTCAACACATGGCAGGAACGAATTTCTACGGTGCCAATAACATGATGGGATACGGGCAGCCCATGGGTGGGGCGGCTGCTCCCGGTTCAAATCCAATGCTCGGGTCACACGTGTGGAAGTGA